The Nitrospira sp. genome contains a region encoding:
- a CDS encoding endonuclease III has product MQAQQIHAAIRTVKREIACWPDPVVGVVAKESGRDPFLVLISCLLSLRTKDKTTAEASARLFALASTPASMQRLTPQAVEQAIYPVGFYRTKAKQILQICTRLLEDYEGRVPDCIEELLSLPGVGRKTANLVVTVGYEKPGICVDIHVHRISNRWGYVNTNTPDETEQALRGKLPRKYWITFNDLLVPYGQHLCQPVSPFCSRCKIAKYCDRVGVTKSR; this is encoded by the coding sequence ATGCAGGCGCAACAGATCCACGCCGCCATCCGCACGGTCAAGCGGGAGATTGCCTGCTGGCCGGATCCAGTTGTTGGCGTTGTGGCGAAAGAGTCCGGCCGCGATCCTTTCCTGGTTCTGATTTCCTGCCTCCTCAGTTTACGGACCAAAGACAAGACCACCGCCGAAGCCAGTGCGCGCCTCTTTGCTCTGGCCTCCACCCCGGCCTCGATGCAGCGGCTCACTCCACAGGCTGTTGAGCAGGCCATCTATCCTGTCGGGTTTTACCGGACCAAGGCAAAACAGATCCTACAGATCTGCACCAGGTTGCTTGAGGACTACGAAGGGCGTGTTCCGGATTGCATCGAAGAGTTGCTGTCCTTGCCGGGAGTCGGACGCAAGACGGCGAACCTTGTCGTTACGGTGGGATATGAGAAGCCGGGGATCTGCGTGGATATTCATGTCCACCGGATCAGCAATCGGTGGGGGTACGTGAACACCAACACGCCGGATGAGACGGAACAGGCCTTACGCGGAAAACTGCCCCGCAAATATTGGATCACCTTCAACGACCTGCTCGTTCCTTACGGCCAACACCTGTGCCAACCCGTGTCGCCCTTCTGCAGCCGGTGCAAGATTGCGAAATATTGCGATCGAGTCGGTGTGACGAAAAGCCGCTGA
- a CDS encoding 30S ribosomal protein S21, which yields MEIKVFNNNVEKALKVAKKKLAGEGLFRELKRRRYYEKPSVRKKAKEREAQRRRQKWLAKRRPE from the coding sequence ATGGAAATTAAGGTCTTCAATAACAACGTTGAAAAAGCCCTGAAGGTCGCCAAGAAAAAATTGGCGGGCGAAGGATTGTTCCGCGAACTGAAGCGCCGCCGGTATTATGAGAAGCCGAGTGTCCGCAAGAAGGCGAAAGAGCGCGAGGCGCAACGTCGGCGGCAGAAGTGGTTGGCGAAGCGGCGGCCTGAATAG